One window of Novosphingobium sp. 9U genomic DNA carries:
- a CDS encoding cell division protein FtsX, with the protein MKARANKRRGIARGRRLFAGGEAELVPQARLSGPMPWVIAIMVALTAIALAAGLAFGNTVTSASAEIAGGITVQLVEPRADVRQREAARALDALRVVPGVASMRLVPQEELDALVSPWLGTGVDSTQGIGVPVPALIDVRLTRSANRERILAVRHALAAVAPSARVDAQAEWLKPVFDAIVSLQWLAISLVALLAAALAAAVLLAARSALGANRDTIEIVHLLGGTDSQIARVFQRSIAVDAAGGGAVGLALAMVVILSLGRRFSGLGAGMVSSGALVWSDWLLLALVPLLATGLAMLTARLTVMHALRKML; encoded by the coding sequence TTGAAGGCGCGCGCGAACAAGCGGCGGGGGATCGCGCGTGGGCGGCGGCTGTTTGCCGGCGGCGAGGCGGAGTTGGTCCCGCAGGCGCGCCTTTCCGGGCCGATGCCCTGGGTCATCGCCATCATGGTCGCCTTGACCGCGATCGCGCTCGCCGCTGGCCTGGCCTTCGGCAACACCGTCACGTCCGCCAGCGCAGAGATCGCCGGCGGGATCACCGTGCAATTGGTCGAGCCGCGTGCCGACGTGCGCCAGCGCGAAGCTGCCCGCGCGCTCGACGCACTACGCGTGGTGCCGGGCGTCGCCAGCATGCGCCTGGTTCCACAAGAAGAGCTCGACGCGCTGGTGTCGCCCTGGCTGGGCACCGGAGTGGACTCGACGCAAGGCATCGGCGTGCCGGTGCCGGCGCTCATCGACGTGCGCCTGACGCGCTCGGCCAACCGCGAGCGGATCCTCGCGGTCCGGCACGCACTGGCCGCGGTCGCGCCATCGGCCCGCGTCGATGCGCAGGCCGAGTGGCTCAAGCCCGTGTTCGACGCGATCGTTTCGCTCCAGTGGCTCGCCATCTCGCTTGTGGCGCTGCTTGCCGCTGCGCTCGCGGCTGCCGTGCTGCTGGCTGCCCGCTCGGCCCTGGGCGCCAACCGCGATACCATCGAGATCGTGCACTTGCTGGGCGGTACCGACAGCCAGATCGCCCGCGTGTTCCAGCGCTCGATCGCGGTGGACGCGGCGGGCGGCGGTGCGGTGGGGCTGGCCCTAGCGATGGTCGTCATCCTCTCGCTCGGTCGGCGCTTCTCGGGGCTGGGTGCGGGCATGGTCAGCAGCGGCGCGCTGGTCTGGAGCGACTGGCTGCTCCTCGCCCTCGTACCTTTGCTGGCGACCGGCCTGGCGATGCTGACTGCCCGACTGACGGTGATGCACGCCTTGCGCAAGATGCTATAG
- a CDS encoding cytochrome P450 — protein sequence MNDQAHDFEAHDFFLSDRYVADPYPYFDYLREQSPVHREPHHGILMVTGYAEALEIYNDPERFSSCMSTTGPFAGCPIPLDEHRNEDISELIEQWRDKTPFHDQLPTMDPPVHSAHRSLLMSLITPRRLKENEEFMWKLADEQIDTFIADGECEFMNAFAQPFAVLVVSDLLGVPPEDRVEFRQHLIRVEQESGGAVVGGTDGEVTHGPLEFLYEKFSAYIEDRRANPKDDVLTGLAKATFPDGSVPDPMDVARIAANVFAAGQETTVRLLSYAFQLIGDRPDIQQRLREDRSLIPNFVEECMRTEGPVKGDFRLTKKPTTVGGIDVPAGTFLFIANGAANRDARKFDNPAEFQLDRKNARLHVGFGAGRHACPGAPLARAETVVALNRMFDRTSDIRVSEKVHGPASARRYNYLPTFILRGLTHIGLEFDAKEAG from the coding sequence ATGAACGACCAGGCCCATGACTTCGAAGCGCACGATTTCTTCCTGAGCGACCGGTACGTCGCCGATCCCTATCCCTACTTCGACTATCTGCGTGAGCAGTCGCCGGTTCACCGCGAGCCGCATCACGGCATCCTCATGGTCACGGGCTATGCCGAGGCGCTGGAGATCTACAACGATCCCGAACGCTTTTCCTCATGCATGTCGACCACGGGGCCCTTCGCGGGTTGTCCCATCCCGCTCGACGAGCATCGCAACGAGGACATATCCGAGCTGATCGAGCAATGGCGCGACAAGACGCCGTTCCATGACCAGCTGCCGACCATGGACCCGCCGGTCCACTCCGCCCATCGTTCACTGCTGATGTCGCTGATCACGCCGCGTCGTCTCAAAGAGAACGAAGAGTTCATGTGGAAGCTCGCGGACGAGCAGATCGACACCTTCATCGCCGATGGCGAATGCGAATTCATGAACGCCTTTGCCCAGCCGTTCGCCGTGCTCGTCGTCTCCGACCTGCTTGGCGTGCCGCCCGAAGACCGGGTCGAGTTCCGCCAGCATCTGATCCGGGTAGAGCAGGAAAGTGGCGGTGCCGTGGTCGGTGGCACGGACGGCGAAGTCACGCATGGACCGCTGGAATTCCTCTACGAGAAGTTCTCGGCTTATATCGAGGACCGCCGGGCCAACCCCAAGGACGACGTCCTCACCGGCCTTGCCAAGGCGACCTTCCCCGATGGCTCGGTGCCCGATCCGATGGATGTGGCGCGGATCGCCGCCAACGTTTTCGCAGCCGGGCAGGAGACCACGGTGCGGCTGCTCAGCTATGCCTTCCAGCTGATCGGCGATCGCCCCGACATCCAGCAGCGCCTGCGTGAGGACCGCAGCCTGATCCCCAACTTCGTCGAGGAATGCATGCGCACCGAAGGGCCGGTCAAGGGCGATTTCCGCCTGACCAAGAAGCCGACGACCGTCGGCGGCATCGACGTTCCGGCCGGCACCTTCCTGTTCATCGCCAACGGCGCTGCCAACCGTGACGCTCGCAAGTTCGACAACCCGGCCGAGTTCCAACTCGATCGCAAGAACGCCCGCCTGCACGTCGGCTTCGGTGCCGGCCGCCACGCCTGCCCCGGCGCGCCGCTGGCGCGGGCGGAGACTGTCGTTGCGCTCAACCGCATGTTCGACCGGACGAGCGACATTCGCGTGTCCGAGAAAGTTCACGGCCCCGCCAGCGCGCGCCGCTACAATTACCTGCCGACCTTTATCCTGCGGGGGCTGACGCATATCGGCCTGGAGTTCGACGCGAAAGAGGCGGGCTGA
- a CDS encoding AraC family transcriptional regulator ligand-binding domain-containing protein encodes MTAAAQIKVCRTGSPPGGEGALGEFDVINARFLKGFAQLCAGCGGDARALIEQARIAFDPGAAASPQLTYGQFVSLLAQAARTLECPDFGMRLALAQSGTDLYGPLGTIMRHSRTFGDALDYVTRHSNVHSRAARIARFPIPKAGRVVFSHEILVGDFAEQGQAIEYVLLAGQLGALALTQGLVRARQVLLRHRAISPLAVYRRAFGCEVLFDQLLDGLVFSDRDLACPIAGRDPGLHADLMAAAEMGMGDTAPPIHAAARGLVLRLMLVGTASNAQVAAELGLHTRTLHRRLAEAGTSFQKIKDEVRCELARYYLAQADVSLLWIAGKLGFAEQAVFTRFCHRHLGAAPSALQARLSRTGSVPSQREDARLRR; translated from the coding sequence ATGACTGCCGCTGCCCAGATCAAAGTTTGCAGAACCGGCAGCCCGCCCGGAGGCGAGGGGGCGCTCGGCGAGTTCGATGTCATCAACGCCCGGTTCCTCAAAGGTTTTGCGCAGCTCTGCGCAGGCTGCGGCGGCGATGCCCGGGCGCTGATCGAACAAGCCCGCATTGCCTTCGATCCCGGCGCCGCCGCCTCGCCGCAGCTGACCTACGGACAGTTTGTCAGCCTGCTGGCGCAAGCGGCCCGCACGCTGGAGTGTCCCGACTTCGGCATGCGCCTGGCGCTCGCCCAGTCGGGCACCGACCTGTACGGACCGCTCGGCACGATCATGCGCCATTCGCGCACGTTCGGCGACGCGCTCGACTATGTGACCCGGCACTCGAACGTGCACAGCCGGGCAGCCCGGATCGCCAGGTTCCCGATCCCCAAAGCCGGGCGCGTCGTCTTCTCGCACGAGATCCTGGTCGGCGACTTCGCAGAGCAGGGGCAGGCAATAGAATACGTGCTGCTCGCCGGCCAACTTGGTGCGCTGGCATTGACGCAAGGCCTGGTGCGCGCACGCCAGGTCCTGCTGCGCCATCGGGCGATCTCGCCCCTAGCCGTCTACCGGCGCGCTTTCGGGTGCGAGGTGCTGTTCGACCAGTTGCTTGATGGCCTCGTGTTCAGCGACCGGGATCTCGCCTGCCCGATCGCCGGGCGCGATCCCGGCCTGCATGCCGACCTCATGGCCGCGGCCGAGATGGGGATGGGCGACACCGCGCCGCCGATCCACGCCGCTGCGCGGGGGCTCGTGCTGCGGCTGATGCTCGTGGGCACCGCTTCCAACGCCCAGGTCGCCGCCGAGCTTGGCCTGCATACCCGCACGCTGCACCGCCGCCTGGCCGAGGCAGGGACATCGTTCCAGAAGATCAAGGACGAAGTCCGCTGCGAACTCGCGCGCTATTACCTGGCGCAGGCTGACGTGAGCCTGCTGTGGATTGCGGGCAAGCTGGGCTTTGCCGAGCAGGCGGTCTTCACCCGCTTCTGCCACCGGCACCTGGGCGCCGCGCCGAGCGCGCTGCAGGCACGGCTTTCACGCACAGGCTCAGTACCGTCTCAGCGAGAGGACGCTCGCCTCCGACGTTAA
- a CDS encoding zinc-ribbon domain-containing protein: MIIACPACATRYAVPDSAIGIDGRTVRCAKCRHSWFQDGPVLEMAEGIAPAHATPVVDAAEAAPRPQVAEPVPPPPAPEPAVAREAPTPRPVYDDTAGTQFTDEGPSRFDFAPPFRPRRNWAKIGMAAAVVFAVVTLGLAGVVAWAGLPDWVPVARPTFAQAQQDLALDFPPKRQDRRTLPNGTEYFGASGTVSNIGRETRSVPTILIVLRDARERIVYSWEVVPPKRELAPGETITINEAVTDVPKSAKSAEIGWKPA; this comes from the coding sequence ATGATTATCGCCTGCCCCGCCTGCGCCACTCGCTATGCGGTCCCGGACAGCGCGATCGGCATCGATGGACGCACCGTCCGCTGCGCCAAGTGTCGCCACAGCTGGTTCCAAGACGGACCCGTGCTCGAAATGGCAGAGGGCATCGCGCCTGCGCACGCCACACCGGTTGTCGATGCGGCCGAAGCGGCACCCCGTCCGCAAGTCGCCGAACCCGTTCCCCCGCCGCCCGCGCCCGAGCCGGCGGTGGCCCGCGAGGCGCCCACACCGCGTCCGGTGTACGACGATACGGCCGGCACCCAGTTCACCGACGAAGGTCCTTCCCGCTTCGACTTCGCGCCACCCTTCCGGCCCCGGCGCAACTGGGCCAAGATCGGCATGGCCGCGGCGGTGGTGTTCGCGGTGGTGACGCTCGGCCTGGCCGGCGTCGTCGCCTGGGCCGGTCTGCCTGATTGGGTACCCGTCGCCCGCCCGACCTTCGCCCAGGCGCAGCAGGACCTCGCGCTCGACTTCCCACCCAAGCGGCAGGACCGGCGCACCCTGCCCAACGGCACCGAGTATTTCGGCGCAAGCGGCACCGTCAGCAACATCGGGCGAGAGACTCGCTCGGTGCCCACCATCCTCATCGTGCTGCGCGATGCGCGTGAGCGGATCGTCTACAGCTGGGAAGTCGTGCCGCCCAAGCGCGAGCTGGCACCTGGTGAGACGATCACCATCAACGAGGCGGTGACCGATGTGCCCAAGTCCGCCAAGTCGGCCGAAATCGGCTGGAAGCCGGCCTGA
- the ftsE gene encoding cell division ATP-binding protein FtsE, whose product MSSKAEGEIIHFDNVGLRYEHDREVLSDLSFTLFPGSFYFLTGASGAGKTTLLRLLYLAQRPSRGVIRMFGKDAITMPRSGLPALRRRIGVVFQDFRLVPHLSAFDNVALPLRVAGFSERDIAGPVRDILQWVGLADRKESRPATLSGGEQQRIAIARAVIGRPDVLVADEPTGNVDPEMALKLMRLFELLNRQGTTIVVATHDVHLLAKVPNSLIMRLDRGRLSDPTGALRYPPRRPS is encoded by the coding sequence ATGAGCAGCAAGGCCGAAGGCGAAATCATTCATTTCGACAACGTCGGCCTGCGCTACGAGCACGATCGCGAGGTGCTGAGCGACTTGTCGTTCACGCTGTTCCCTGGCTCGTTCTACTTCCTCACCGGTGCCAGCGGCGCGGGCAAGACCACGCTGCTGCGCCTGCTGTACCTCGCCCAGAGGCCGTCGCGCGGCGTCATCCGCATGTTCGGCAAGGACGCGATAACGATGCCGCGCAGCGGGTTGCCCGCGCTGCGGCGGCGGATCGGCGTGGTGTTCCAGGACTTCCGCCTCGTCCCGCACTTGTCCGCCTTCGACAACGTAGCGCTGCCGCTGCGCGTCGCCGGCTTCAGCGAGCGCGACATCGCCGGCCCAGTCCGCGACATCCTGCAATGGGTCGGGCTGGCCGACCGCAAGGAGTCCCGCCCGGCCACCCTGTCGGGCGGGGAGCAGCAGCGGATCGCCATCGCCCGGGCTGTGATCGGCCGGCCCGACGTGCTCGTCGCCGACGAGCCGACCGGCAACGTCGATCCCGAGATGGCGCTCAAGCTGATGCGGCTGTTCGAGCTGCTGAACCGCCAAGGTACGACGATCGTCGTCGCCACCCACGACGTCCACCTGCTTGCCAAAGTGCCCAACTCGCTGATCATGCGGCTCGACCGCGGGCGCCTGTCCGATCCCACCGGCGCGCTGCGCTACCCGCCGCGGCGGCCGTCTTGA
- a CDS encoding YdcF family protein — MFRRIAAFVLLVWVFGFLWFAVALPRPAGNERTDAVIVLTGGPGRIPRSLVVLRQRLAPRLLVSGVDPEVLPREFMQEYDVPPQLMRCCITLGYRAFDTRSNAVEAANWLQQRKARTVRLVTVDWHMRRAAFELGRELPKGTVMIEDAVRSHPSLQILFLEYHKLLARYAVDTWQRLRR; from the coding sequence ATGTTTCGCCGCATTGCCGCCTTTGTCCTGCTCGTATGGGTCTTTGGGTTCCTCTGGTTCGCGGTCGCCTTGCCGCGTCCCGCGGGCAACGAGCGGACCGACGCGGTGATCGTGCTGACCGGCGGCCCCGGGCGCATCCCGCGTTCGCTGGTCGTGCTGCGCCAACGGCTAGCGCCCCGCCTGCTGGTCTCGGGCGTCGATCCCGAAGTGCTTCCGCGCGAGTTCATGCAGGAGTACGACGTGCCGCCGCAGCTGATGCGCTGTTGCATCACTTTGGGTTATCGCGCCTTCGACACCCGCTCCAACGCGGTGGAAGCGGCCAACTGGCTGCAGCAGCGCAAGGCACGCACCGTGCGCCTGGTGACGGTCGACTGGCACATGCGGCGCGCCGCTTTCGAGCTTGGTCGCGAGCTGCCCAAGGGCACGGTGATGATCGAGGATGCGGTGCGCAGCCATCCTTCGCTCCAGATCCTGTTCCTGGAGTACCACAAGCTGCTGGCACGCTACGCCGTCGACACCTGGCAGAGGCTGCGGAGGTGA
- a CDS encoding TonB-dependent receptor translates to MVHSDSGRSRALGMWLLASVALPALVLAAPAAAQDVVSDGAPAADEQAGGEIVVTGNRRADASITDTALAITAFSGETLERNAVTSLSDLRTLDPSINIQSFGAAQTKIVLRGVDSDVGATSALYLNESAVLGGTGGNILGDGKPGVRLHDIDHVEVLKGPQGTLFGTSSMSGTLRVITRKPELNEWGGSAEMALASVKSGNPYGEVSATINAPIAPTLAVRVTGWLETGGGFIDQRVGTRAYFKNNNDQNVRGVRAEALWQPSDAFSLRAMALHQAVDVDGGQAFQIANGPYLNTSPTVEFYKDKYSLYSLTGEYDLGFGSIIATGNYSKQDVLNAKDSTPTNISFGVNAPLSFVASIDFEDYNGELRFSSKFDGPFQIVAGGYYEHTKSVYQTNAIQAPNFQPACLSYDECHDAGLAQAGRGRSVYEFGTNTARVIDQYAAYAQADWEVVSGLTATAGIRYFRAEVKDVVTNLQTVFPDFVFGIVTTPSVTGEREGVNKKPSYNFAVLWEATPAISLYARAASGFRIGGVNTATSLAQQAGVTFPGTYDPDSVWSYEAGVKGYLLDRAVFFDLAAYRIDWSNQQLSASAAGAFSYTINAGKTVTKGIEFNTTITLPQGFSLTGNVTYVDAKLDEALPADVVAAGTFGNKGDRVPLSPKWSAAATANYDVPLNDTWTGFISGNVTYHGDSYSSFNRATAFDTYLPDYTLIGARVGARTEGGTELQVYADNIGNKAPFLGVVASQDGVRVFTVRPRSLGIRVRSRF, encoded by the coding sequence ATGGTACACTCTGACAGCGGGCGGAGCCGCGCCTTGGGCATGTGGCTTCTCGCCTCGGTCGCGCTTCCTGCGCTTGTGCTGGCTGCGCCGGCCGCCGCTCAGGACGTCGTGAGCGATGGCGCTCCTGCGGCCGATGAACAGGCTGGTGGCGAAATCGTCGTGACCGGAAACCGCCGCGCCGACGCCTCGATCACCGACACCGCGCTGGCGATCACCGCCTTCTCCGGCGAGACGCTGGAGCGCAACGCGGTGACCTCGCTCTCCGACCTGCGCACGCTCGATCCCTCGATCAACATCCAGAGCTTCGGCGCGGCGCAGACCAAGATCGTATTGCGCGGCGTCGATTCCGACGTGGGTGCCACCTCGGCGCTTTACCTGAACGAGTCCGCGGTCCTGGGCGGCACGGGCGGCAACATCCTGGGCGACGGCAAGCCGGGCGTGCGCCTACACGACATCGACCACGTGGAAGTGCTTAAAGGTCCGCAAGGCACTCTGTTCGGCACCAGTTCGATGAGCGGCACCTTGCGCGTCATCACCCGCAAGCCCGAGCTGAACGAGTGGGGCGGCTCGGCCGAGATGGCACTGGCTTCGGTCAAGAGCGGCAATCCCTACGGCGAAGTCAGCGCGACCATCAACGCGCCGATCGCACCGACGCTGGCGGTGCGCGTCACCGGCTGGCTCGAGACCGGCGGCGGCTTCATCGACCAGCGCGTGGGCACCCGTGCCTACTTCAAGAACAACAACGACCAGAACGTGCGCGGCGTGCGGGCTGAGGCGCTGTGGCAGCCGAGCGACGCGTTCTCGCTGCGGGCCATGGCGCTGCACCAGGCGGTGGACGTCGATGGCGGCCAGGCATTTCAGATCGCCAACGGGCCGTACCTCAACACCTCGCCCACGGTCGAGTTCTACAAGGACAAGTATAGCCTCTATTCGCTCACTGGCGAGTACGACCTGGGCTTCGGATCGATCATCGCGACGGGTAATTACAGCAAGCAGGACGTGCTGAACGCCAAGGATTCCACGCCCACCAACATCAGCTTCGGCGTCAACGCGCCGCTCAGCTTCGTCGCCAGCATCGATTTCGAGGATTACAACGGCGAGCTGCGCTTCTCGTCCAAGTTCGACGGGCCGTTCCAGATCGTCGCGGGCGGCTATTACGAGCACACCAAGAGCGTCTACCAGACCAACGCGATCCAGGCGCCCAACTTCCAGCCGGCTTGCCTCAGCTACGACGAGTGCCACGATGCCGGTCTCGCGCAGGCGGGACGCGGCCGCAGCGTCTACGAGTTCGGCACCAACACCGCCCGCGTCATCGACCAGTATGCCGCTTATGCCCAGGCGGACTGGGAGGTCGTCTCGGGCCTGACCGCGACAGCCGGCATCCGCTACTTCCGCGCCGAAGTGAAGGACGTCGTCACCAACCTGCAGACGGTGTTCCCCGACTTCGTGTTCGGCATCGTCACCACGCCCAGCGTGACCGGCGAGCGCGAGGGCGTGAACAAGAAGCCCAGCTACAACTTCGCAGTGCTGTGGGAAGCGACCCCGGCGATCAGCCTCTATGCCCGCGCGGCATCGGGTTTCCGCATCGGCGGCGTCAACACCGCCACCTCGCTGGCGCAGCAGGCGGGCGTGACGTTTCCGGGCACTTACGATCCCGACAGCGTGTGGAGCTACGAGGCAGGCGTGAAGGGCTACCTGCTCGATCGCGCAGTGTTCTTCGACCTTGCCGCATACCGCATCGACTGGAGCAACCAGCAGCTTTCGGCCAGCGCGGCGGGCGCGTTCAGCTACACCATCAATGCGGGCAAGACCGTCACCAAGGGGATCGAGTTCAACACCACCATCACGCTGCCCCAGGGCTTCAGCCTGACCGGCAACGTGACTTACGTGGACGCCAAGCTGGACGAGGCCCTGCCCGCCGATGTGGTCGCGGCCGGCACCTTCGGCAACAAGGGTGACCGGGTGCCGCTCTCGCCCAAGTGGTCGGCGGCGGCGACGGCGAACTACGACGTGCCGCTGAACGACACCTGGACCGGCTTCATCTCGGGCAATGTCACCTACCACGGCGACAGCTACAGTAGCTTCAACCGGGCAACTGCGTTCGATACTTACCTGCCCGATTACACGCTGATCGGCGCTCGCGTCGGCGCGCGCACCGAGGGCGGGACAGAGTTGCAGGTCTATGCCGACAACATCGGCAACAAGGCGCCCTTCCTCGGCGTGGTTGCCTCGCAGGACGGTGTGCGTGTATTTACCGTTCGGCCAAGGAGCCTGGGCATTCGCGTACGCTCACGCTTCTGA
- a CDS encoding MFS transporter, giving the protein MTKRAAMTYSEDRPAWPARPQAYRALALLFLAYVLSFIDRVILSILIRPISTELHLSDTQFAMVGGVAFAIFYVTMGLPIGWLADRAPRRLIVAGGVGLWSLCTIASGLATSFGALFAARVGVGIGEAALAPAAYSLIADLFRPEQRGRAVAFYTLGATVGSSIAYFAGGLLIGFASRHGAVALPVLGELAPWRFVFAAAGAPGLILAAAMLTMREPSRRQDAVQSAGQSAASGGFLPFLKARRAVSLTYILGYSCINLPFAGFLLWGPGLFDRVHGLSPAQLGLPLAVLFLVPTTLGQWGGASMTDRLVASGRADAAFTTAALCGALLVPVAIAMPLLPSATAALGALGLLLFLTCASVGHHAVVATLVAPNRLRGLYVALFFFVQNVLGQAIIALITAGLTDDVFASPDAIGKSMAIVGGVGAALGTVLLALGRGALRRAAASPYS; this is encoded by the coding sequence ATGACAAAGCGTGCCGCGATGACTTATTCTGAAGACCGACCAGCCTGGCCCGCACGGCCGCAGGCGTACCGGGCATTGGCGCTGCTGTTCCTCGCTTATGTGCTGTCGTTCATCGACCGGGTGATCCTGTCGATCCTGATCCGCCCGATCTCGACAGAGCTGCACTTGTCCGATACCCAGTTCGCAATGGTCGGGGGGGTCGCCTTCGCGATCTTCTACGTCACCATGGGCCTGCCGATCGGCTGGCTGGCGGACCGAGCCCCGCGCCGGCTGATCGTCGCCGGCGGAGTGGGTCTGTGGAGCCTGTGCACGATCGCATCGGGGTTGGCGACCAGCTTCGGCGCGCTGTTCGCGGCGCGGGTCGGCGTCGGCATCGGCGAGGCCGCGCTGGCGCCCGCGGCCTACTCGCTGATCGCCGACCTGTTCCGGCCCGAGCAGCGCGGCCGGGCGGTGGCGTTCTACACGCTGGGCGCGACCGTGGGTTCCAGCATCGCCTACTTCGCCGGTGGTTTGCTGATCGGCTTTGCGTCGCGCCACGGCGCGGTGGCGCTGCCGGTGCTGGGCGAGCTCGCACCCTGGCGCTTCGTGTTCGCCGCAGCCGGTGCGCCCGGCCTGATCCTCGCCGCTGCCATGCTGACGATGCGCGAACCATCGCGGCGGCAGGATGCTGTGCAAAGTGCTGGGCAAAGCGCTGCATCGGGCGGCTTCCTGCCCTTCCTGAAGGCACGGCGCGCAGTCTCACTGACCTACATCCTGGGTTACAGCTGCATCAACCTGCCCTTCGCCGGCTTCCTGCTCTGGGGCCCAGGCCTGTTCGACCGGGTGCATGGCCTGAGCCCGGCACAGCTGGGATTGCCGCTGGCGGTGCTGTTTCTGGTCCCGACCACGCTCGGTCAATGGGGCGGGGCGAGCATGACCGACCGCCTCGTCGCGAGCGGCCGCGCCGACGCCGCGTTCACCACCGCCGCGCTGTGCGGAGCACTGCTGGTGCCGGTCGCCATCGCCATGCCGCTGCTGCCGAGTGCGACCGCGGCGCTTGGCGCTCTAGGCCTGCTGCTGTTCCTGACCTGCGCCTCGGTCGGCCATCACGCAGTAGTGGCGACACTGGTCGCGCCCAACCGCCTGCGCGGGCTTTATGTCGCGCTGTTCTTCTTCGTCCAGAACGTGCTCGGCCAGGCGATCATCGCGCTGATCACCGCCGGGCTGACGGACGATGTCTTCGCCAGCCCCGACGCCATCGGCAAATCGATGGCGATCGTCGGGGGCGTCGGCGCCGCCTTGGGCACCGTGCTTCTGGCGCTCGGACGCGGAGCCCTCCGCCGCGCGGCGGCATCCCCCTACTCCTGA
- a CDS encoding bile acid:sodium symporter family protein produces the protein MRRFLAIFEPFVLALLGTVLLASMLPVRGQAAVVADVLTTAGIVLLFFLHGAKLSREAILDGARNWRLHLAVLGTTFVLFPLLGLGLVSLPFVEGPMAAGLLFLTLLPSTVQSSIAFTAMARGNVAAAVCSASFSNLLGIFVTPALVALVMSRSGTHGGISLDSIETIALQLLLPFALGHFLRPWIGGFVSRHKQLVTLVDRGSILLVVYTAFSAAVVEGLWSRVSGPELALLAVSCCVLLGAALGLTTLLARLMRLPREDAIVLLFCGSKKSLASGVPMAGVLFAPAQVGAVLLPLMLFHQIQLIACAFIARRASGAAPQPA, from the coding sequence ATGCGACGTTTCCTGGCGATCTTCGAACCGTTCGTGCTGGCGCTGCTGGGCACCGTGCTGCTGGCGAGCATGCTGCCGGTGCGGGGGCAAGCGGCCGTTGTCGCCGATGTGCTGACCACGGCCGGGATCGTGCTGCTGTTCTTCCTGCACGGTGCCAAGCTCTCGCGAGAAGCGATCCTGGATGGCGCGCGCAACTGGCGGCTGCACTTGGCGGTGCTGGGAACCACCTTCGTGCTGTTCCCGCTGCTCGGCCTCGGCCTTGTCTCGCTGCCCTTCGTGGAAGGACCGATGGCGGCGGGGCTGCTGTTCCTGACGCTGCTGCCTTCCACCGTGCAGTCCTCGATCGCGTTCACCGCGATGGCGCGCGGCAACGTCGCGGCGGCGGTGTGCAGCGCTTCGTTCTCCAACCTCCTGGGCATCTTCGTGACGCCGGCGCTGGTCGCGCTGGTGATGTCGCGCAGCGGCACGCACGGGGGCATCTCGCTTGACTCGATTGAGACGATCGCGCTGCAACTGCTGCTGCCTTTCGCTCTCGGTCACTTCCTGCGGCCGTGGATCGGCGGCTTCGTCTCCCGCCACAAGCAGCTGGTGACGCTGGTCGATCGCGGCTCGATCCTGCTGGTCGTCTATACCGCCTTCAGCGCGGCGGTGGTGGAGGGTCTGTGGAGCCGCGTATCGGGCCCTGAGCTGGCGCTGCTGGCAGTGTCGTGCTGCGTGCTCCTTGGGGCTGCACTGGGGCTGACGACGCTGCTCGCACGCCTGATGCGCCTGCCGCGCGAGGATGCCATCGTGCTGCTGTTCTGCGGATCGAAGAAGAGCCTGGCCTCGGGCGTTCCCATGGCCGGCGTGCTGTTCGCGCCGGCGCAAGTGGGTGCGGTGCTGTTGCCGCTGATGCTGTTCCACCAGATCCAGCTGATCGCCTGCGCCTTCATCGCGCGCCGCGCCAGCGGAGCGGCGCCGCAGCCGGCGTAG
- a CDS encoding ferredoxin yields the protein MKVHIDSEICAGFGICTGIAPEVFELHPDGYAVVLVSEVAPGDEDTMRRAESQCPARAISISED from the coding sequence ATGAAGGTCCACATCGATTCGGAGATCTGCGCCGGCTTCGGCATCTGCACGGGCATCGCGCCCGAGGTGTTCGAGCTGCACCCGGACGGCTACGCAGTGGTGCTGGTCAGCGAAGTGGCGCCCGGCGACGAGGACACGATGCGCCGGGCGGAAAGCCAGTGCCCGGCGCGGGCGATATCCATCTCCGAGGATTGA